A section of the Cottoperca gobio chromosome 17, fCotGob3.1, whole genome shotgun sequence genome encodes:
- the psma8 gene encoding proteasome subunit alpha-type 8 produces MSARYDRAITVFSPDGHLFQVEYAQEAVKKGSTAVGIRGKDIVVLGVEKKSVAKLQEERTVRKICALDEHVCMAFAGLTADARIVINRARVECQSHRLTVEDPVTVEYITRYIATLKQRYTQSNGRRPFGISALIVGFDDDGTPRLYQTDPSGTYHAWKANAIGRSAKTVREFLEKNYTDDAIAGDNETIKLAIKALLEVVQSGGKNIELAVIRRNQPLKILESKEIETLVAEIEKEKEEEAEKKKQKKST; encoded by the exons ATGTCGGCGAGATACGACAGAGCTATTACTGTCTTTTCTCCAGATGGCCACCTCTTCCAAGTGGAGTATGCTCAAGAAGCTGTAAAGAAAGGTTCCACAGCT GTGGGAATCAGAGGTAAAGACATTGTTGTCCTTGGTGTTGAGAAGAAATCCGTGGCAAAGTTGCAGGAGGAAAGGACTGTCCGTAAGATATGTGCCCTGGACGAACATGTCTGCATGGCATTTGCAG gtCTGACAGCAGATGCCCGTATTGTGATAAACAGAGCTCGGGTTGAGTGCCAAAGCCACAGGCTAACTGTGGAGGACCCAGTCACAGTGGAATACATCACACGCTACATAGCTACACTGAAACAG CGCTACACTCAAAGCAATGGGCGCAGGCCATTTGGCATCTCTGCGTTAATTGTTGGCTTTGACGACGATGGAACTCCCAGGCTGTATCAGACAGACCCGTCAGGAACCTACCATGCCTGGAAG GCAAATGCCATCGGCCGTAGCGCAAAAACTGTGAGGGAGTTCCTGGAGAAGAATTACACAGATGATGCCATTGCTGGGGACAATGAAACAATCAAGTTGGCTATCAAAGCTTTGCTTGAG GTTGTCCAGTCAGGAGGGAAAAATATTGAACTTGCTGTTATCAGACGAAATCAGCCATTGAAG ATTTTGGAATCCAAGGAAATTGAGACCCTGGTGGCTGAGATTgagaaggaaaaagaggaagaggccgagaagaagaagcagaaaaaaTCCACTTGA